Proteins from a single region of Mucilaginibacter daejeonensis:
- a CDS encoding NADH-quinone oxidoreductase subunit N translates to MQQWPYISALLSDVMQSLPLFKPELCLTGLFLMVLAIDLIYRKNGVNGSRTLACAGILLVMVANWGQYILLDDRTEMLFAGSLILDHGTIVLKMTIDVAAFILLLYFTWDDDLKAHKKGLGDAYSIIVASVLGLHLMVMSGTLLVVFLSVEMVSIASYLLVAYRTGNGQSAEAGLKYVLFGMAASAVMLYGISLLYGLSGTLSFAGPQMAQQLMLAHPAAVMLAMLLVLAGIGFKLSFVPMHFWVPDVYQGASTPVTAYLSTLPKIAGFGLLAALVRPFAAGQLGGDISAILAVAGVVTMIAGNFAAIWQTNIKRMLAYSSIGHTGFALMAILTFNAQGAKALNFYLGAYAVANLGVLALASYFANARNAHTLDDLKGLGSKYPIASVCFVVLLVSLTGIPVSAGFNAKVLVFSAVYNVYEQAHSPFMLALLITGAVTTVVSLFYYIKVPLYLFLKRPDDANVVHPATSRKLLTLIVVLTVVVLLLGLFPDVVANFM, encoded by the coding sequence ATGCAGCAATGGCCATACATATCGGCACTGTTAAGTGATGTGATGCAAAGCCTGCCGCTGTTCAAGCCCGAGCTTTGCCTGACGGGACTGTTCCTGATGGTGTTGGCCATTGACCTGATCTACCGTAAGAACGGCGTGAACGGAAGCCGTACACTGGCTTGTGCAGGCATCTTACTGGTCATGGTGGCCAACTGGGGTCAGTATATCTTGCTTGATGACCGTACCGAAATGCTATTTGCCGGCAGCCTCATATTGGACCACGGCACTATCGTGCTCAAAATGACCATCGATGTTGCCGCTTTTATCCTTCTATTATACTTTACCTGGGATGATGACCTGAAAGCTCATAAAAAGGGGTTGGGCGATGCCTACAGTATCATTGTTGCATCGGTACTTGGGCTGCACCTGATGGTGATGTCGGGTACGCTGCTGGTGGTGTTCCTGTCGGTAGAGATGGTTTCAATAGCCTCATACCTATTGGTGGCTTATCGTACCGGTAACGGTCAAAGCGCTGAGGCCGGGCTCAAATATGTATTGTTCGGTATGGCGGCATCGGCAGTTATGCTGTATGGTATATCGCTGTTATATGGGTTGAGCGGTACGCTCAGCTTTGCAGGTCCGCAAATGGCGCAACAACTCATGCTGGCACATCCTGCCGCAGTGATGCTGGCCATGCTGCTGGTGCTGGCAGGCATCGGCTTTAAACTGTCATTCGTGCCCATGCATTTTTGGGTACCCGACGTGTATCAAGGAGCCAGTACTCCGGTCACGGCCTATTTATCAACGCTGCCTAAGATCGCGGGCTTTGGTTTGCTTGCGGCGTTGGTTCGGCCTTTTGCTGCCGGCCAATTGGGTGGCGATATCAGCGCTATACTGGCCGTTGCCGGTGTGGTGACCATGATCGCGGGTAATTTTGCGGCCATATGGCAAACCAACATTAAACGCATGCTCGCTTATTCGAGCATTGGTCATACTGGTTTTGCGTTGATGGCCATCCTTACCTTCAATGCGCAGGGAGCAAAAGCCCTGAACTTTTACCTGGGCGCTTATGCGGTGGCCAATCTTGGTGTACTCGCCTTAGCCAGTTACTTTGCCAACGCACGCAACGCGCACACGCTTGATGATCTTAAAGGACTGGGCAGCAAATATCCCATCGCTTCGGTTTGCTTCGTGGTGTTGCTGGTGTCATTGACCGGTATCCCGGTATCTGCCGGCTTTAATGCCAAGGTGCTGGTGTTCTCGGCGGTGTACAACGTTTATGAGCAGGCGCATTCGCCGTTCATGCTGGCGTTGCTGATCACGGGTGCGGTCACTACGGTGGTGTCGTTGTTCTACTACATCAAAGTGCCATTGTACCTTTTCCTGAAACGGCCCGACGATGCCAATGTGGTGCACCCTGCCACCTCACGCAAACTGCTTACGTTGATCGTGGTGCTTACCGTTGTGGTGTTGCTTTTGGGCTTATTCCCTGATGTTGTGGCCAACTTTATGTAG
- a CDS encoding class II glutamine amidotransferase — protein MSDQIKHECGVAFIRLRKPLSYYQQKYGTALYGLNKLYLLMEKQHNRGQDGAGVATIKLDIEPGKRYISRHRSMASNAVADIFEYIQKKFADVEKEHPEKMKDAEWLKENISFTGEVLLGHLRYGTHGKNSIENCHPFLRQNNWMTRNLVIAGNFNMTNVDELLKQLYELGQHPKEKADTVTVLEKIGHFLDTEVQGLFDQFKREGNDDNIQISKMIADNMDVAKILKKSAKNWDGGYTIAGILGHGDAFIMRDPSGIRPAFYYIDDEVVVATSERPAIQTAFNVPFESIKEIQPGHALIVKKDGSVAEEQFSEPREKKACSFERIYFSRGSDSAIYRERKQLGRLLCPQILDAVGHDIKNTVLSYIPNTAEIAFYGMVEGMNKYVKQYQRERLLNRDDKISDEEMSEVLSLAPRVEKIAIKDVKLRTFITQDADRSEMVAHVYDTTYGLINRGADTLVVLDDSIVRGTTLKQSILKILDRLGPKKIVVVSSAPQIRYPDCYGIDMSRMGEFVAFEAAVSLLKETGQEDILLDAYQKAKASGALPKEEVENYVKAIYAPFTDQQISDRIAKIITPKEINAEVQVIYQTLDNLHIACPDHLGDWYFSGNYPTPGGNKVVNRAFANWMEGKNQRAYM, from the coding sequence ATGAGCGATCAGATCAAGCATGAATGCGGTGTAGCCTTTATACGCCTGCGAAAACCCCTCTCATACTATCAGCAAAAATATGGTACGGCACTTTATGGCTTAAATAAGCTTTACCTGCTGATGGAAAAACAACACAACCGTGGACAGGACGGCGCCGGTGTTGCCACCATTAAACTCGACATTGAACCAGGTAAGCGCTACATCAGCCGGCACCGATCGATGGCAAGTAACGCGGTGGCCGACATTTTTGAATACATTCAAAAGAAGTTCGCCGACGTTGAAAAGGAGCACCCTGAAAAAATGAAGGATGCTGAATGGCTCAAAGAGAATATAAGCTTTACCGGCGAAGTTCTGTTGGGCCATTTGCGTTATGGTACACACGGTAAGAACAGCATCGAGAACTGTCACCCGTTCCTCCGCCAGAACAACTGGATGACCCGTAACCTGGTTATCGCCGGTAACTTCAACATGACCAATGTTGACGAGCTGTTGAAGCAATTATACGAGTTAGGTCAGCATCCAAAGGAGAAAGCCGACACCGTTACCGTGCTGGAAAAGATCGGTCACTTCTTGGACACCGAGGTTCAGGGACTGTTCGACCAGTTCAAACGAGAGGGTAACGACGACAATATCCAGATCAGTAAAATGATCGCCGATAACATGGACGTGGCCAAGATCTTGAAAAAATCGGCCAAGAACTGGGATGGTGGTTACACTATTGCCGGTATACTGGGCCATGGTGATGCCTTTATCATGCGCGACCCATCGGGCATTCGTCCGGCGTTCTACTATATTGATGATGAGGTGGTAGTGGCCACTTCTGAGCGCCCGGCCATACAAACGGCGTTTAATGTACCGTTTGAATCGATCAAAGAGATACAACCTGGTCATGCCCTGATCGTGAAGAAAGACGGCAGCGTAGCGGAAGAGCAATTTAGCGAGCCGCGCGAAAAGAAAGCTTGCTCTTTCGAGCGTATCTATTTCTCGCGTGGAAGTGATTCGGCCATTTACCGTGAACGTAAACAATTAGGCCGCCTGCTTTGCCCGCAAATATTGGACGCCGTTGGGCACGACATCAAGAACACTGTACTATCATACATCCCTAACACCGCCGAGATCGCTTTTTACGGCATGGTGGAAGGCATGAACAAATACGTTAAGCAATACCAGCGCGAACGCCTCCTGAACCGCGACGACAAGATCAGCGATGAGGAAATGAGCGAGGTATTAAGCCTGGCCCCACGCGTGGAGAAGATCGCCATCAAAGATGTGAAGCTTCGTACCTTCATTACCCAGGATGCCGACCGCAGCGAGATGGTAGCCCACGTATATGATACCACCTATGGCTTAATTAACCGTGGTGCCGATACCCTGGTGGTATTGGACGACTCGATCGTACGTGGTACTACCCTGAAGCAAAGTATACTAAAGATACTGGACCGTTTAGGCCCTAAAAAGATCGTGGTGGTGTCATCAGCACCGCAGATCCGGTACCCTGACTGTTACGGTATCGATATGTCGCGCATGGGCGAGTTCGTGGCCTTTGAGGCAGCCGTTAGCTTGCTGAAAGAGACCGGCCAGGAAGATATCCTGCTGGATGCTTACCAAAAGGCCAAGGCCAGCGGTGCATTGCCTAAGGAAGAGGTAGAGAATTATGTGAAGGCCATTTACGCGCCATTCACTGATCAGCAGATATCTGACCGTATAGCCAAGATCATCACCCCTAAAGAGATCAATGCCGAGGTTCAGGTGATCTACCAAACCCTCGACAACCTGCACATTGCCTGCCCTGATCACCTGGGCGACTGGTACTTTAGCGGTAACTACCCGACCCCTGGCGGTAACAAGGTAGTTAACCGTGCCTTTGCCAACTGGATGGAAGGCAAGAACCAACGTGCATATATGTAA
- the kdpF gene encoding K(+)-transporting ATPase subunit F, giving the protein MIALFIISIAVFIYMIYVLLKPEKF; this is encoded by the coding sequence ATGATCGCTTTATTTATCATCTCTATCGCCGTATTCATCTATATGATCTACGTGCTGCTCAAACCCGAAAAATTTTAA
- the kdpA gene encoding potassium-transporting ATPase subunit KdpA — translation MNSEILGVVASFLITLLIAVPLGRYLAKMFAGERVWTDFLKPLETGLYKVSGIDPNEPMDWKQFLKAMLTINLLWLVYGFFVLIYQDKLPLNPDGNPGMTPDLAFNTIISFVVNCNLQHYSGESGVTYLTQQFILMFLQFTTAATGIAAAVALFKAFRDKTTNDLGNFWVFFVRSITRLLLPLSIVIALVLAFNGMPSGYAGKDQFMSLQGDTVNVSRGPVAQFVAIKHLGTNGGGWFGANSTHPLENPNYITNMTEVISQMIIPMAMILAFGFFIRREKLGWVIFGVMTVGMFMLMIPTISSELGGNSYIAKMGVTQATGAMEGKEVRIGPIATGYWSTLTTIVSTGSVNGMHDSTMPLTGAWQLLGMMINGFFGGCGVGILNYFVYLIIAVFISGLMVGRTPEFLGHKVEAREVKIAALVTLISPFLIMSGTALAAYVYLHFGNADWAVKPSNWLNNPGFHGFSEMLYEMTSSNANNGSGFEGLGDNNIFWNVSTGFVLILGRYLPIIGPVAIAGLLAKKKYIPESAGTLRTDTVTFGVMTMAVILVLNALSYFPALALGPLAEFFSMPK, via the coding sequence ATGAACTCAGAGATCTTAGGCGTGGTCGCCTCCTTCCTGATCACCTTGCTTATTGCCGTTCCTCTGGGCCGCTACTTGGCCAAGATGTTCGCTGGTGAGCGGGTATGGACCGACTTTTTAAAGCCACTCGAAACCGGACTATACAAAGTGTCGGGCATTGACCCTAATGAGCCCATGGACTGGAAGCAATTCCTGAAAGCCATGCTCACCATAAACCTGCTGTGGCTGGTATACGGTTTCTTTGTACTGATCTATCAAGACAAATTGCCGCTTAACCCCGACGGCAACCCGGGCATGACACCCGACCTGGCCTTCAATACCATCATTAGCTTTGTGGTGAACTGTAACCTGCAGCACTACTCAGGCGAAAGCGGTGTTACTTACCTTACCCAGCAATTCATACTGATGTTCTTGCAGTTCACGACTGCCGCTACAGGTATAGCCGCAGCTGTTGCACTGTTCAAGGCCTTCAGAGACAAGACCACCAATGACCTGGGTAACTTTTGGGTGTTCTTTGTAAGATCGATCACTCGTTTGCTGTTGCCTTTATCTATTGTGATCGCGTTGGTACTGGCCTTTAACGGTATGCCATCAGGCTACGCTGGAAAAGATCAATTCATGTCATTGCAGGGCGATACCGTGAATGTTTCTCGCGGTCCGGTGGCTCAGTTCGTGGCCATTAAGCACTTGGGTACCAATGGTGGCGGCTGGTTCGGTGCCAACTCAACCCATCCGCTCGAGAACCCGAACTACATCACTAACATGACCGAGGTAATTTCGCAAATGATCATCCCAATGGCCATGATCCTGGCGTTCGGCTTTTTCATCCGCCGTGAAAAATTGGGCTGGGTCATATTCGGTGTCATGACGGTAGGTATGTTCATGCTCATGATACCTACTATTAGCAGTGAGCTGGGAGGCAATAGCTACATAGCTAAAATGGGAGTGACCCAGGCCACCGGCGCCATGGAAGGCAAAGAGGTACGGATAGGACCAATAGCTACCGGTTACTGGAGTACGTTGACCACTATCGTATCTACCGGGTCGGTAAATGGTATGCATGATAGTACTATGCCGCTCACCGGCGCCTGGCAGCTGTTAGGTATGATGATCAACGGTTTCTTTGGCGGTTGCGGCGTAGGTATCTTGAACTACTTCGTATACCTCATCATCGCCGTGTTTATCTCCGGCTTAATGGTCGGTCGTACACCTGAGTTCCTTGGTCACAAGGTAGAGGCGAGGGAAGTGAAGATCGCCGCGTTGGTGACGCTGATCAGCCCGTTCCTGATCATGTCAGGCACTGCTTTGGCGGCATATGTATACCTGCACTTTGGCAATGCCGATTGGGCCGTTAAGCCGTCCAACTGGTTAAATAACCCGGGCTTCCATGGTTTCTCAGAGATGCTGTACGAAATGACCTCATCCAATGCCAACAATGGTTCAGGTTTCGAGGGCTTGGGCGATAATAACATCTTTTGGAACGTAAGTACAGGCTTTGTGCTCATACTGGGCCGTTACCTGCCGATCATTGGTCCGGTGGCTATAGCCGGCCTGCTGGCCAAAAAGAAATACATCCCTGAATCGGCCGGTACGCTGCGTACCGATACCGTGACCTTTGGGGTAATGACCATGGCCGTGATCCTGGTGCTTAACGCACTTTCTTACTTTCCGGCCCTGGCGCTTGGTCCACTGGCCGAATTTTTCTCTATGCCTAAGTAA
- the kdpB gene encoding potassium-transporting ATPase subunit KdpB — MKNRSNKLFEPALVKTALRESFVKLDPRVMLRNPVMFTVEVGTAVMAYVSFYSLTHKDQGSFAYNFFVFIILLLTVLFANFAEAIAEARGKAQADSLRKTREETPANVVLEDGSVVSRSSNELRKGDMFVCEAGDTIPTDGEIVEGLATIDESAITGESAPVIREAGGDKSSVTGGTKVLSDRIKVVVSTQPGESFLDKMIALVEGASRQKTPNEIALTILLASFTLIFVIVCVTLKPFADYANTPITVAALISLFVCLIPTTIGGLLSAIGIAGMDRALRANVITKSGKAVETAGDIDVLLLDKTGTITIGNRKATQFWPAPGVEPDALVTAAVLSSLADETPEGKSIVELAANHIKLPTVPEGSEFIKFTAETRSSGVDTPDGRSIRKGAFDSMRNLAHRADKQVPHEVEERVKAISSNGGTPLVVALNSNVMGVIELQDIIKPGIAERFERLRKMGVKTVMVTGDNPLTAKFIAEKAGVDDFIAEAKPEDKMNYIKHEQANGKLVAMMGDGTNDAPALAQADVGVAMNSGTQAAKEAGNMVDLDNDPTKLIEIVEIGKQLLITRGTLTTFSIANDVAKYFAIVPALFIASIPALQSLNIMGLHSPESAILSAVIFNAVIIPLLIPLALKGVEYKPVGASALLRRNLLIYGLGGVVAPFIGIKLIDVVIALFM, encoded by the coding sequence ATGAAAAACAGATCTAATAAATTATTCGAACCTGCGCTGGTCAAGACCGCCCTGCGCGAATCGTTCGTTAAACTCGACCCTCGGGTAATGCTGCGCAACCCGGTGATGTTCACCGTGGAAGTAGGTACAGCAGTAATGGCTTATGTAAGTTTTTACAGCCTTACCCACAAAGATCAGGGTTCATTCGCTTATAACTTCTTTGTGTTCATCATACTGCTGCTTACCGTATTGTTCGCCAACTTTGCCGAGGCCATTGCCGAAGCACGCGGTAAGGCTCAGGCCGATAGCTTGCGTAAGACGCGTGAAGAGACACCAGCCAACGTAGTGCTGGAGGATGGCTCGGTAGTATCAAGGTCATCAAATGAGCTGCGCAAAGGGGATATGTTCGTTTGCGAGGCAGGTGATACCATCCCTACCGATGGCGAGATCGTTGAGGGTTTAGCTACCATTGATGAATCGGCCATCACTGGCGAATCGGCTCCGGTGATCCGGGAGGCCGGTGGTGATAAATCATCAGTGACCGGTGGTACCAAGGTACTGTCAGACCGTATCAAAGTGGTAGTGAGTACCCAGCCGGGCGAAAGCTTTTTAGACAAGATGATCGCACTGGTTGAAGGTGCATCACGCCAGAAGACCCCTAACGAGATCGCGTTGACCATTTTGCTGGCCAGCTTTACGCTCATCTTCGTGATCGTGTGTGTTACGCTGAAACCATTTGCTGATTACGCCAACACGCCGATCACTGTAGCTGCACTGATCTCATTATTCGTGTGTTTGATCCCGACCACTATCGGCGGTTTATTATCGGCCATCGGTATAGCTGGTATGGACCGTGCACTACGTGCCAATGTGATCACCAAATCAGGTAAGGCCGTGGAGACCGCTGGCGACATCGACGTGTTGTTGTTAGATAAGACCGGTACCATTACCATAGGTAACCGTAAGGCCACCCAATTTTGGCCAGCACCGGGTGTTGAACCTGATGCACTCGTTACCGCTGCGGTACTATCATCACTGGCCGATGAGACCCCAGAAGGTAAGTCTATCGTTGAACTTGCCGCCAATCATATCAAACTGCCTACAGTCCCCGAAGGCTCAGAGTTCATCAAATTCACTGCCGAGACCCGTTCAAGCGGGGTGGATACTCCTGATGGCCGTTCGATACGTAAAGGTGCGTTCGATTCGATGCGCAACCTGGCTCACCGTGCCGATAAGCAAGTGCCTCACGAGGTAGAAGAGCGTGTGAAAGCCATCTCATCTAATGGTGGTACGCCACTGGTAGTTGCCTTGAACAGCAATGTGATGGGTGTGATCGAATTGCAGGACATCATTAAACCCGGCATAGCCGAACGCTTTGAGCGCCTGCGCAAAATGGGGGTAAAGACCGTGATGGTGACTGGTGATAACCCACTGACCGCCAAATTTATTGCCGAGAAGGCCGGTGTGGACGATTTTATAGCCGAGGCTAAGCCTGAGGATAAGATGAACTACATCAAGCATGAGCAAGCCAATGGTAAATTGGTAGCCATGATGGGCGACGGCACCAATGATGCACCTGCCTTGGCCCAGGCCGATGTTGGCGTAGCCATGAACAGCGGTACACAAGCCGCCAAAGAGGCCGGTAACATGGTGGATCTGGATAACGACCCTACCAAACTGATCGAGATCGTGGAGATTGGCAAGCAGTTGCTGATCACCCGTGGTACGCTTACCACCTTCTCTATCGCTAATGACGTGGCCAAGTACTTCGCCATCGTTCCTGCGCTGTTCATCGCCTCTATACCGGCGCTGCAAAGCCTCAACATCATGGGCTTGCATAGCCCCGAGAGCGCTATCCTGTCGGCCGTGATCTTCAACGCCGTTATTATTCCGTTACTGATCCCACTGGCACTTAAAGGTGTTGAATACAAACCGGTAGGGGCAAGTGCACTGTTGCGCCGCAACCTACTTATCTATGGTTTAGGTGGCGTAGTAGCACCATTTATCGGCATCAAACTGATCGATGTGGTCATAGCCCTCTTTATGTAA
- a CDS encoding K(+)-transporting ATPase subunit C codes for MKKYIVQSIRLTIALTILLCVLYPVLVAFIGKFAQGGGNGETIAFNGKVVGYAAIGQKFDKPGYFWSRPSAVGYNAAGSAGSNKGPSNPDYLKQVSDRIDTLLKYHPYLKKSDIPADMVTASGSGLDPDISAQGATIQVERVAKERGLSTQQVSQLVAQHIEKPALGPEKVNVLKLNIALDALKK; via the coding sequence ATGAAAAAATATATTGTACAGTCTATCCGCCTCACCATAGCACTAACCATTTTGTTGTGCGTACTGTACCCGGTGTTGGTAGCCTTTATAGGTAAATTCGCTCAAGGCGGCGGCAACGGCGAGACCATTGCTTTTAACGGTAAAGTAGTGGGTTATGCCGCCATAGGTCAAAAGTTCGATAAACCGGGTTACTTCTGGAGCCGTCCATCGGCCGTGGGTTACAATGCAGCCGGTTCGGCCGGATCTAACAAAGGCCCAAGCAACCCCGACTACCTGAAGCAAGTGAGCGATCGCATAGATACCTTGCTGAAGTATCATCCATATCTCAAAAAGAGCGACATCCCTGCCGATATGGTCACGGCATCAGGCAGTGGTTTGGATCCTGACATTTCAGCTCAGGGTGCCACCATACAAGTGGAGCGTGTAGCCAAAGAGCGCGGTTTGAGCACGCAGCAGGTAAGCCAACTGGTAGCCCAGCACATTGAAAAGCCAGCACTTGGGCCCGAAAAAGTGAACGTTTTGAAATTGAACATCGCGCTGGACGCGCTTAAAAAATAG
- a CDS encoding porin, translating to MKITLLAAAMLGSTALYAQDTVKTASHLTISGYAELYYGFDFNRPANNTRPSFVYSHNRHNEVNLNLGFIKANYDNGNVRANLALMAGTYANANLAAEQGVLKNVFEANAGVKLSKTANLWLDAGIFASHIGFESAISKDCWVLTRNISSENTPYYESGAKLTYTTNDGKLTLTGLYLNGWQRINRPDGNSKPAGGLQVYYKATDAITLNYSNYLGMEGADSVRVRRLYHNFYGIFQLTPKFGLTAGFDYGTQQRSKGSDQTNHIISPVAIARYQLADQWAIAGRFEYYQDKNGMLIATGTPNGFDTKGYSLNLDFAPMKNALIRLEGKVYDSKDEIFTRPSGLTNHGPLITTSFAVSF from the coding sequence ATGAAAATAACTCTACTGGCTGCTGCAATGTTAGGCAGCACCGCATTATACGCCCAGGATACTGTTAAGACCGCAAGCCATTTGACGATCAGTGGCTACGCCGAGCTTTATTATGGGTTCGACTTTAACCGCCCGGCCAACAACACCCGCCCGAGCTTTGTGTACTCACACAACCGCCATAACGAGGTGAACTTGAACCTTGGCTTCATTAAAGCCAATTATGACAATGGCAATGTGCGCGCTAATCTGGCTTTAATGGCGGGCACCTATGCTAACGCTAACCTGGCCGCCGAGCAAGGTGTACTAAAAAATGTGTTCGAGGCCAACGCTGGCGTCAAACTATCCAAAACAGCCAACCTTTGGTTGGATGCGGGTATCTTTGCCTCACACATTGGCTTTGAGAGCGCCATCTCTAAAGATTGTTGGGTACTCACCCGTAACATCTCTTCGGAGAATACGCCTTACTATGAGTCGGGCGCAAAGCTGACCTATACGACCAACGACGGTAAATTGACCCTGACCGGCCTATACCTGAATGGCTGGCAGCGCATCAACCGCCCCGATGGTAACAGCAAACCGGCCGGAGGCCTTCAGGTGTACTACAAAGCCACTGACGCCATCACCCTGAATTATAGCAATTACCTGGGCATGGAGGGCGCCGACTCGGTACGGGTACGCAGGTTGTATCATAACTTCTATGGCATCTTTCAGCTCACACCAAAGTTTGGGCTTACCGCCGGGTTCGATTACGGTACGCAGCAACGATCAAAGGGTAGCGACCAAACGAATCACATCATATCGCCGGTGGCCATTGCCCGCTACCAATTGGCCGATCAGTGGGCCATTGCCGGACGCTTTGAATATTACCAGGACAAGAACGGAATGCTGATCGCCACCGGGACACCCAACGGATTCGATACTAAAGGCTACTCGCTCAACCTCGACTTTGCACCGATGAAAAATGCCCTGATCAGGCTGGAAGGTAAGGTGTACGATAGTAAGGACGAGATATTTACCCGACCAAGTGGCCTCACCAACCACGGACCGCTGATCACTACCAGTTTTGCGGTCTCTTTTTAA
- a CDS encoding sensor protein KdpD codes for MDQGGENKDSSVKDFIELVKKSRRGKLKVYIGMSAGVGKTYRMLQEAHALLKNGIDIQVGYIETHMRAETHALIDGVPMIPRRTTFYKGKELDEMDLQAILNRHPEVVIVDELAHTNIEGSKNAKRWQDVADILDAGISVITAVNIQHLESLNEEVEDITGISITERIPDKLLEQADEIVNIDLTADELIERLKAGKIYDKAKVARALENFFRNDKILQLRELALKEVAHHLERKIDIEIPKQIKLRPERFLACISSNEETARTVIRKTARLASYYRSPWIVLYVQSSSESMDKIRLDKQRHLINNFKLATELGAELLKIKSDQITQTIMKVTEEREITTICIGKPHLNLFQVILRTAIFNQLLTKIATTETDLVILS; via the coding sequence ATGGACCAGGGAGGAGAAAATAAAGACAGTTCAGTAAAGGACTTTATTGAACTAGTAAAGAAGTCGCGCAGAGGTAAACTCAAAGTTTACATAGGCATGAGCGCGGGGGTAGGGAAGACCTACCGCATGCTGCAGGAAGCGCACGCTTTGCTTAAGAACGGCATCGATATACAGGTAGGCTACATTGAAACACATATGAGAGCCGAGACCCACGCCCTGATCGATGGCGTGCCCATGATCCCTCGGCGTACCACTTTTTACAAAGGCAAGGAGTTGGATGAGATGGACCTGCAAGCCATTTTGAACCGCCACCCGGAGGTGGTGATAGTGGATGAACTGGCCCATACCAACATCGAGGGTAGCAAGAACGCCAAACGCTGGCAGGACGTGGCGGATATATTGGACGCCGGAATCAGCGTGATCACGGCAGTGAACATTCAGCACCTTGAGAGCCTGAACGAAGAGGTAGAGGACATCACCGGCATCTCCATTACCGAGCGCATCCCCGATAAGTTGCTGGAACAGGCCGACGAGATCGTGAACATTGACCTAACCGCCGACGAACTGATCGAGCGGTTAAAGGCAGGCAAGATATACGATAAGGCTAAGGTGGCCCGTGCGCTCGAGAACTTTTTCAGGAATGACAAGATCCTGCAATTGCGCGAACTGGCGCTTAAGGAGGTGGCCCACCACCTGGAGCGCAAGATCGATATCGAGATACCTAAACAGATCAAGCTGCGGCCCGAGCGTTTTTTGGCTTGCATATCCTCTAACGAGGAAACGGCTCGCACAGTGATCCGTAAAACGGCCAGGCTGGCATCGTACTACCGGTCGCCCTGGATCGTGTTGTACGTGCAAAGCAGCAGCGAGAGTATGGACAAGATTAGACTCGACAAGCAGCGCCACCTGATCAACAACTTCAAGTTGGCCACCGAGTTAGGCGCCGAGCTGCTCAAGATCAAAAGCGACCAGATCACTCAAACCATTATGAAAGTGACCGAAGAGCGCGAGATCACTACCATTTGCATTGGCAAGCCACACCTTAACCTTTTCCAGGTGATACTGCGCACCGCCATATTTAATCAACTGCTGACCAAGATCGCAACCACAGAAACTGACCTGGTGATACTATCATGA